A region of Streptomyces sp. R44 DNA encodes the following proteins:
- a CDS encoding ABC transporter ATP-binding protein gives MSSTPLLRATGLDKAYGPTPALAGADFALRAGEVVAVMGPSGSGKSTLLHCLAGIVRPDAGTITYDGRELTALSDGARSSLRRTDFGFVFQFGQLVPELTCVENVALPLRLNGEKRRTAEARAAEWLARLEVDSIGGKRPGEISGGQGQRVAVARALVTAPRVIFADEPTGALDSLNGERVMRLLTDASRDTGAAVVLVTHEARVAAYSDREVVVRDGSVRDSEWAA, from the coding sequence ATGAGCTCCACCCCCCTCCTGCGCGCCACAGGACTGGACAAGGCCTACGGCCCGACCCCGGCGCTCGCGGGCGCCGACTTCGCCCTCCGGGCCGGCGAGGTCGTCGCCGTCATGGGCCCCTCCGGCTCCGGCAAGTCGACCCTCCTGCACTGCCTGGCCGGCATCGTGCGCCCCGACGCCGGCACCATCACCTACGACGGACGCGAGCTCACCGCGCTCTCCGACGGGGCCCGCAGCTCCCTGCGCCGCACCGACTTCGGCTTCGTCTTCCAGTTCGGCCAGCTCGTCCCCGAGCTGACCTGCGTCGAGAACGTCGCCCTCCCGCTCCGCCTCAACGGCGAGAAGCGGAGGACCGCCGAGGCCAGGGCCGCCGAGTGGCTCGCCCGCCTGGAGGTCGACAGCATCGGCGGCAAGCGCCCCGGCGAGATATCCGGCGGCCAGGGCCAGCGCGTCGCCGTCGCCCGCGCCCTCGTCACCGCCCCGCGCGTGATCTTCGCCGACGAGCCGACCGGCGCGCTCGACTCCCTCAACGGCGAGCGGGTCATGCGGCTCCTCACCGACGCCTCCCGGGACACCGGCGCCGCCGTCGTCCTCGTCACCCACGAGGCCCGGGTCGCCGCCTACTCCGACCGCGAGGTCGTCGTGCGGGACGGTTCGGTACGGGACTCGGAGTGGGCCGCATGA
- a CDS encoding PadR family transcriptional regulator, which yields MSIGHTLLGLLESGPRHGYDLKRAFDEKFGQDRPLHYGQVYSTMSRLLKNGLVVVDGIEAGGGPERKRYAITEAGITDVAQWLATPEKPEPYLQSTLYTKVVLALLTGRGAAELLDTQRAEHLRLMRELTRRKRDGDLADQLICDHALFHLEADLRWLELTAARLDALAEEIRR from the coding sequence ATGTCCATCGGTCACACCCTCCTCGGACTCCTGGAGTCCGGCCCGCGCCACGGCTACGACCTCAAGCGCGCCTTCGACGAGAAGTTCGGCCAGGACCGGCCGCTCCACTACGGCCAGGTCTACTCGACGATGTCCCGGCTCCTGAAGAACGGCCTGGTCGTCGTCGACGGCATCGAGGCCGGCGGCGGCCCGGAGCGGAAGCGGTACGCGATCACCGAGGCCGGCATCACCGATGTCGCCCAGTGGCTCGCCACCCCCGAGAAGCCGGAGCCGTACCTTCAGTCCACGCTCTACACCAAGGTCGTCCTGGCCCTGCTCACCGGCCGCGGCGCCGCCGAGCTCCTCGACACCCAGCGCGCCGAGCACCTCCGTCTGATGCGCGAGCTCACCCGGCGCAAGCGGGACGGCGACCTCGCCGACCAGCTCATCTGCGACCACGCCCTCTTCCACCTGGAAGCGGACCTGCGCTGGCTCGAACTGACCGCCGCCCGCCTCGACGCGCTCGCCGAGGAGATCCGCCGATGA